Proteins from a single region of Leptospira brenneri:
- a CDS encoding DUF1574 domain-containing protein, with translation MKSKPFLLYPVALFLFIFLVDKIFLLPVFHDEFLQAGNSVFYFQRKVLEKRLLNDPEAKIKNLALVFGDSRSYPFSELGIPEPYHKNWTLYNFSSPQGIPMNSYIQLKKLLDSGVNPEFVILSLSPEAFDDNKGFILSPFLRMGCDQDCLDIVWKDIPLKEKWTYLLDKVFTIRSVELNLSLLSSRLKRGKLREYKSLYNEEFQLINYTKGEYLMYGVQSNPVEKIRKDTLRIGSLYMSSYTLGESQKPYVEAFLELTRKNKIKTLVLWPKVYGDYYKYYEKFHVKEVWWDPIESLTTSYGAYSLNWNKEGTCDLFNDASHQSAFCFIDQMKEIWTNYAEK, from the coding sequence TTGAAATCAAAACCGTTTTTATTATATCCAGTGGCTCTTTTTCTATTTATCTTTCTTGTAGATAAAATTTTCCTTTTGCCAGTCTTTCATGATGAATTTCTCCAAGCAGGTAATTCTGTTTTCTATTTTCAAAGAAAGGTTTTAGAAAAAAGACTTTTAAACGATCCTGAAGCCAAAATCAAAAACCTAGCCCTTGTTTTTGGAGACTCTCGTTCTTATCCTTTTTCGGAATTGGGAATCCCTGAACCTTATCATAAAAATTGGACTTTATACAACTTCAGCAGTCCCCAAGGAATTCCAATGAATTCCTATATCCAGTTGAAGAAGTTACTCGATTCAGGAGTGAACCCGGAGTTTGTAATTCTTTCGCTTAGTCCAGAAGCCTTTGATGACAATAAAGGTTTTATTCTTTCTCCATTTCTTCGTATGGGGTGTGATCAGGACTGTTTGGACATTGTATGGAAGGACATCCCTCTAAAGGAAAAATGGACTTATCTCTTAGACAAAGTTTTTACCATTCGAAGTGTAGAATTAAACTTATCACTTCTTAGTTCAAGACTCAAACGAGGGAAGCTAAGAGAATACAAATCTTTGTATAATGAAGAGTTCCAACTCATCAATTATACGAAAGGTGAATATTTGATGTATGGTGTACAATCCAACCCGGTGGAAAAAATTAGAAAAGACACTCTACGGATTGGAAGTTTGTATATGAGTTCCTATACTTTGGGAGAATCTCAGAAGCCTTATGTAGAAGCATTTTTGGAACTCACGCGGAAAAACAAAATCAAAACTCTGGTTCTTTGGCCAAAGGTATATGGTGATTATTATAAATACTATGAAAAGTTTCATGTAAAAGAAGTTTGGTGGGATCCAATTGAATCTCTGACCACTTCTTACGGAGCTTATAGTTTGAATTGGAACAAGGAAGGCACCTGTGATTTATTCAATGATGCTTCTCACCAGTCAGCATTTTGTTTTATCGATCAAATGAAGGAGATTTGGACAAATTACGCTGAAAAGTAG
- the lipA gene encoding lipoyl synthase, translated as MNPLKKKPRSKNISPKVVHPEWMKVRVSFPTEGDALSKVREEVESKKLHTVCESASCPNLNHCWNRRTATYMLSGDICTRRCQYCDVAFGKPNPLDHEEPERVARSVAELELRHVVLTAVNRDDLKDGGASHFAETITRIKSYLPTCSIEVLIPDFKAKEESLQILYTAKPNIINHNIETVERLFPTITPQKNYKRSLEVLSHIARHGFLTKSGLILGLGEKDEDVKQCLEDLYSNGVRMLTIGQYLQPGPTHYPVQEFVRPEVFEFWKEEAYKIGFKTIASGPLVRSSYHADEYFSDQTPN; from the coding sequence ATGAATCCGCTAAAAAAGAAACCTCGCTCTAAAAATATCAGCCCCAAAGTAGTCCACCCTGAGTGGATGAAAGTGCGAGTGAGTTTCCCGACAGAGGGAGATGCCCTCTCGAAAGTGCGGGAAGAGGTAGAATCTAAAAAACTCCATACTGTTTGCGAATCTGCAAGTTGTCCGAACCTCAACCATTGTTGGAATCGTAGGACAGCCACTTATATGTTGTCTGGTGATATCTGTACAAGACGTTGTCAGTATTGTGATGTGGCCTTTGGGAAACCAAATCCTCTCGATCATGAAGAACCAGAACGTGTGGCAAGGTCTGTGGCTGAATTAGAACTTCGCCATGTGGTGCTCACGGCAGTCAACCGAGACGACTTAAAAGATGGTGGGGCTAGTCACTTTGCAGAAACCATTACGAGAATCAAATCATACCTTCCCACTTGTTCGATCGAAGTTTTAATTCCAGATTTTAAGGCCAAGGAAGAATCCTTACAAATTCTTTACACCGCAAAACCCAATATCATCAATCATAATATCGAAACTGTGGAACGACTATTTCCCACAATCACTCCCCAAAAAAACTACAAACGTTCTCTGGAAGTTCTTTCTCATATTGCAAGACATGGATTTCTTACGAAAAGCGGACTGATTCTAGGACTCGGTGAAAAGGATGAGGACGTCAAACAGTGTTTAGAGGATCTCTATTCGAACGGAGTTCGGATGCTCACCATTGGCCAATACCTCCAACCAGGCCCGACCCACTACCCAGTTCAGGAATTTGTTCGACCAGAAGTTTTTGAATTTTGGAAAGAGGAAGCATACAAAATTGGATTCAAAACGATTGCCTCAGGTCCACTCGTTCGCTCCTCCTACCACGCAGACGAATATTTTTCAGACCAAACACCAAATTAG
- a CDS encoding pseudouridine synthase: MRINAFLAKLGLGSRRKVEELVLAGRIKVNGSTITDLSFQVSEVDSVSFDGKSIQMEEESLKRPKIIAFNKPPGFLTSHEDKFHENTIFSLLPEGFQKYNYAGRLDLDSRGLLLLSIDGDFIQKVTHPRNKIDKEYIISLKQPVAWKPIADEFMLGVREGGETLRALSVKPANVVPEKTAPGFTSYLSIILKEGKKRQIRRMCKAKDMVVLDLYRIRIGKLDLRDFVLDEGKYKVVTEEQVLGKPSA, translated from the coding sequence ATGAGGATCAACGCATTTCTAGCCAAATTAGGTCTTGGTTCCCGTCGGAAAGTGGAAGAATTGGTCCTCGCTGGTCGGATCAAGGTAAACGGGAGTACCATCACGGATCTTTCCTTTCAAGTCTCCGAAGTCGATTCCGTCAGCTTTGATGGGAAATCTATCCAGATGGAAGAGGAATCTCTGAAACGACCGAAAATCATCGCTTTCAACAAACCTCCTGGTTTCCTTACTTCCCATGAAGATAAGTTTCATGAAAACACGATCTTCTCACTTTTGCCAGAAGGTTTCCAAAAATACAATTATGCCGGTCGTTTGGACTTGGATTCTCGTGGGCTTTTGCTTTTATCCATCGATGGGGATTTTATCCAGAAGGTCACCCATCCCAGAAATAAAATCGATAAAGAATATATCATTAGTTTGAAACAACCTGTAGCTTGGAAACCAATTGCCGATGAATTTATGTTAGGTGTTAGGGAGGGTGGAGAGACACTTCGTGCACTTTCTGTAAAACCTGCAAATGTTGTTCCAGAAAAAACCGCTCCTGGGTTTACGAGTTATCTAAGTATCATTTTAAAAGAAGGGAAAAAACGGCAAATCCGTAGGATGTGTAAAGCGAAAGATATGGTCGTTCTTGATCTTTATCGGATTCGGATCGGGAAACTCGATCTCAGAGATTTTGTTCTGGATGAAGGCAAATACAAAGTCGTCACCGAAGAGCAGGTTCTGGGAAAGCCGAGTGCTTAA